The proteins below come from a single Spirochaetota bacterium genomic window:
- a CDS encoding efflux RND transporter permease subunit, whose translation MNIARLAIKRPILITSIVFVLIFVGLLSMNRLGVDMYPDVEFPYVVVQTVYVGSSPEEIENLISKPIEDQVSSISGLKHLQSRNMDSVSLVIAEFNLDVDPKYAEQQVKDKVDQIRKDLPEDIEEPLVVCFDPASMSIARIALSADLTTNELYDLAKEELTVALQQVNGVAQVKIVGGRRREIQVELDRNKLNQSKVSALAVANAIKSAGMNIPVGKNEKGDKETSFRTVAQFTDVNQIANAVVQFSGDVGNAISVKSLGTVSDGSEERTTYGYLYAPINTTAEKSGFFSSKKKKIKREMKPALFLEVYRQSGANTVAVLDGVTGRIKKLNAEMKDREGKPKLNLIYDGAKIVRMNLDEVKVTIILGIALAIIVVYLFLGNIRSTLITGIALPNSLLGAFILMYIMGYTINVISLLALSLTVGLLVDDAIVVRENIFRKLEEGMHPMDAAEKGTTEVMLAVIATTLTIMAVFAPIGFLGGITGQFFKQFGFTIIFAMAISLFDALTVAPFLSAYFAGKGHVAQNVVIRNFERFQRWMESWYGRIMTFTLDHPLLIMGITTIIFVVSLATAPFIKKNFMSSSDFGDFNISLQLPSGTSLDGTNEVANRAAKRILEIAPEMNTMSIIVGMNAMNTAQTNFVTMGLSLVDMKDRKRTAPEIKTAIRNMLLKEFRDDRPKLTEYSLGNMAMSAYVLNIVGNDLQVLDEYAQKFYKELQKSRDLSDVDISSESGKPEFQVVFNPNEMQKFGVMPSIAGSELRYQIAGEVVGELHAKGIEYDVRLRLKPDQRDLRSAFENTKVPNQMYRMVPLKAISNGVDKFGPSQILRYDRSRVVQITANLTPDGAMGSATDFSMDLLKKKMPPPKGITYNFVGQAEDLKELMGDIMLAMLLAVIFIYFILSSLYESFITPVTILMALPPALSGALLALYIFSQQLNMFSMIGMVMLMGLVTKNSILLVDFALEGYRSGMTRKEAIYKAGMTRLRPILMTTFAMLAGTLPIALGIGEVSKFRMAMGIAIMGGLILSTFLTLIVVPALFEYIDIFREWIESKFRPSYKKEEHNVMEEIDEEEEITDENHDPITIKSLSGDPGQAERPKARHTANPGKPRRKKK comes from the coding sequence ATGAATATAGCCCGTTTAGCCATCAAGCGACCCATCCTTATAACCAGTATTGTATTTGTCCTTATCTTTGTCGGATTATTATCTATGAACCGGCTTGGCGTAGACATGTACCCGGACGTCGAATTTCCCTATGTCGTCGTTCAGACAGTCTACGTCGGTTCCTCACCTGAGGAGATAGAGAATCTCATCTCGAAGCCCATCGAGGACCAGGTAAGCTCTATTTCAGGATTGAAGCACTTGCAATCGAGGAACATGGACAGCGTGTCCCTTGTCATCGCCGAATTCAACCTCGACGTCGACCCGAAATACGCGGAACAGCAGGTCAAGGACAAGGTGGACCAGATACGCAAGGACCTTCCCGAAGATATAGAAGAACCTCTCGTGGTATGTTTCGATCCGGCGAGCATGTCGATCGCTCGGATCGCCCTTTCGGCCGACCTGACAACGAATGAGCTTTACGATCTGGCGAAGGAAGAGCTTACTGTCGCACTACAGCAGGTTAACGGCGTCGCGCAGGTTAAGATTGTCGGGGGACGCCGGCGAGAGATACAGGTGGAGCTGGACCGCAATAAGCTGAATCAGAGTAAGGTATCCGCACTGGCTGTCGCAAACGCCATCAAGAGCGCGGGGATGAACATTCCTGTCGGTAAAAACGAAAAAGGCGACAAAGAAACCTCGTTCAGGACCGTGGCACAATTCACGGATGTCAACCAGATAGCCAATGCCGTGGTGCAGTTTTCCGGCGATGTGGGCAACGCTATCTCCGTCAAATCCCTCGGCACCGTAAGCGACGGATCCGAGGAAAGAACAACCTACGGTTACCTGTACGCGCCGATAAACACCACGGCTGAAAAATCAGGTTTCTTCAGTTCAAAAAAGAAAAAGATCAAGCGTGAAATGAAGCCCGCCCTGTTCCTCGAGGTTTACCGGCAGTCAGGGGCCAACACGGTTGCCGTTCTCGACGGAGTTACCGGACGAATAAAGAAGTTGAATGCGGAGATGAAAGACCGCGAAGGCAAGCCGAAGCTCAACCTCATCTATGACGGTGCGAAGATCGTCCGCATGAACCTGGACGAAGTAAAGGTCACGATTATACTCGGCATCGCCCTGGCCATAATCGTAGTGTACCTCTTCCTGGGCAACATACGGTCGACATTAATTACTGGCATCGCCCTTCCGAACAGTCTCCTTGGGGCCTTTATATTGATGTATATCATGGGCTATACCATCAACGTCATCTCACTGCTGGCCCTTTCCCTGACGGTTGGCCTCCTGGTCGATGACGCCATTGTTGTCCGGGAGAACATATTCCGAAAGCTCGAAGAAGGCATGCACCCCATGGATGCGGCTGAAAAAGGGACCACCGAGGTCATGCTGGCTGTCATAGCCACGACCCTCACCATCATGGCGGTCTTTGCCCCCATTGGGTTCCTGGGCGGCATAACAGGCCAGTTCTTCAAACAGTTCGGCTTCACCATTATTTTCGCCATGGCCATCAGCCTCTTTGACGCCCTCACGGTGGCGCCTTTCCTTTCAGCCTACTTCGCCGGTAAAGGCCACGTGGCGCAGAACGTCGTTATCCGCAACTTCGAGCGTTTCCAGCGATGGATGGAATCATGGTACGGCAGGATCATGACCTTTACGCTGGACCATCCGCTTCTCATCATGGGAATCACCACCATCATTTTTGTCGTTAGCCTTGCGACCGCGCCCTTCATCAAAAAGAACTTCATGTCCTCGAGCGATTTCGGTGATTTCAACATATCCCTTCAGCTGCCTTCCGGCACGAGCCTGGACGGTACCAACGAGGTCGCGAATAGGGCGGCAAAGCGTATACTCGAAATTGCCCCTGAAATGAACACGATGTCCATTATCGTCGGCATGAACGCAATGAACACCGCGCAAACCAACTTTGTCACCATGGGCCTCTCCCTGGTCGACATGAAAGACCGCAAACGCACCGCGCCCGAGATTAAGACCGCTATCAGGAATATGCTTTTAAAGGAATTCCGCGATGATCGTCCGAAGCTCACTGAATACAGCCTGGGGAACATGGCGATGTCGGCCTATGTCCTGAACATAGTCGGCAATGACTTGCAAGTTCTTGACGAGTATGCGCAAAAGTTCTACAAAGAGTTACAAAAGAGCCGAGACCTGTCAGACGTCGATATCAGCTCGGAATCCGGCAAGCCCGAGTTCCAGGTCGTGTTTAATCCGAACGAAATGCAGAAATTCGGCGTCATGCCTTCCATAGCCGGCTCCGAACTCCGATACCAAATAGCCGGTGAGGTTGTGGGCGAGCTTCACGCCAAGGGGATCGAATATGATGTGCGCCTCCGCCTGAAGCCTGATCAGCGTGACTTGCGTTCCGCCTTTGAAAATACCAAGGTCCCGAACCAGATGTACCGCATGGTGCCGCTTAAAGCCATAAGCAACGGCGTGGACAAATTCGGCCCCTCCCAGATACTCCGGTATGACCGTTCCCGTGTCGTACAGATTACCGCGAACCTTACGCCCGATGGCGCCATGGGCTCAGCTACGGATTTTTCGATGGATCTCCTCAAGAAAAAAATGCCGCCCCCGAAAGGAATAACATATAACTTTGTTGGACAGGCCGAGGACCTGAAGGAGCTGATGGGAGATATAATGCTCGCCATGCTGCTGGCTGTCATATTCATATACTTCATTCTCTCCAGCCTCTACGAGTCATTCATTACGCCAGTCACAATCCTCATGGCCCTGCCGCCTGCACTTTCCGGCGCGCTTTTGGCACTGTATATTTTCAGTCAGCAACTGAACATGTTCTCCATGATCGGCATGGTCATGCTGATGGGCCTGGTCACCAAGAACTCCATTCTCCTTGTCGACTTCGCCCTGGAGGGATACCGGTCCGGCATGACTCGGAAGGAGGCGATCTACAAGGCCGGCATGACCCGATTGAGGCCGATCCTGATGACCACCTTTGCCATGCTGGCGGGAACACTTCCGATCGCCCTGGGCATCGGAGAGGTATCCAAATTCCGCATGGCCATGGGTATTGCCATCATGGGCGGCCTGATCCTGTCAACATTCCTGACCCTTATCGTGGTCCCGGCCCTTTTCGAATACATCGACATCTTCCGCGAATGGATTGAAAGCAAGTTTCGTCCCTCTTACAAAAAAGAGGAACACAATGTGATGGAAGAGATTGATGAAGAAGAGGAAATAACGGATGAAAACCATGATCCTATTACTATAAAAAGCCTATCCGGCGACCCCGGTCAGGCAGAAAGGCCCAAAGCAAGGCACACGGCCAATCCCGGGAAACCAAGAAGGAAAAAGAAATAA
- a CDS encoding amino acid permease produces MKHRIKKHLERKPIEELMVETQDHGHSLKRVLGPLHLTMLGVGVIVGAGIFVLTGQVAAQYTGPAIVLSFVISAIACGFAGLCYAEFASLIPVSGSAYTYAYATLGKVFAWIIGWDLILEYLFGASSVAVGWSGYVTSFFKDFGIIIPTYLSSAPFAHDPKLGWYATGAIINLPAVLVVLVFTFLLILGIKESASFNNVIVILKVTVIILFIGFGIFFIKMDNLTPFIPENTGVFGEYGWSGILRGAGVIFFAYIGFDVVSTAAQEVKNPRRDMPIGILGSLTIVTILYILVAFVLTGIVSYTQLRVPDPIAVGINSLGDDYFWLRPIVKLGAIAGLTSVVLVLLYGQSRIFFTMAKDGMLPGTFAKVHSKYRTPYVTTLVTGAAAVFFSGLFPIGLLGEMVSIGTLLAFVIVCISVMVLRYSKPKLHRPFKTPFMPFVPIMGALVSLAQMFALPGDTWMRLLIWMFIGFIIYATYGERHARKKPTRPDDGPIIS; encoded by the coding sequence ATGAAGCATAGAATAAAAAAGCACCTCGAGCGAAAACCGATAGAAGAATTGATGGTTGAGACTCAGGATCACGGACACTCGCTGAAAAGGGTCCTTGGGCCATTGCACCTGACCATGCTGGGGGTGGGCGTCATCGTGGGTGCCGGCATATTCGTCCTCACCGGCCAGGTGGCGGCGCAGTATACCGGTCCGGCCATCGTTCTATCCTTCGTGATATCCGCCATTGCCTGCGGATTTGCCGGCCTCTGTTACGCGGAATTTGCCTCCCTTATCCCGGTCTCAGGCAGCGCCTATACCTATGCCTACGCGACCCTGGGAAAGGTTTTTGCCTGGATCATAGGGTGGGATCTGATCCTGGAATATCTCTTTGGCGCCTCATCCGTTGCCGTGGGGTGGTCTGGATACGTCACCAGCTTTTTTAAGGATTTTGGCATCATCATTCCCACGTATCTCTCCAGCGCGCCCTTTGCCCATGACCCGAAGCTCGGGTGGTATGCCACCGGCGCCATAATCAATCTTCCGGCAGTACTGGTGGTCCTCGTGTTTACCTTCCTCCTGATACTTGGCATAAAAGAATCCGCTTCCTTCAATAACGTCATTGTCATACTAAAGGTCACAGTCATAATCCTTTTCATCGGCTTCGGGATATTTTTCATCAAGATGGACAACCTGACGCCATTCATACCGGAAAACACCGGCGTTTTCGGTGAGTACGGATGGAGCGGCATCCTGCGTGGGGCGGGTGTTATATTTTTCGCCTATATCGGTTTTGACGTGGTATCGACGGCCGCGCAGGAGGTCAAAAATCCCCGCCGCGATATGCCCATCGGTATCCTCGGATCGCTAACCATTGTCACGATCCTCTATATACTGGTGGCCTTTGTCCTGACCGGGATCGTGAGCTATACCCAGCTCAGAGTCCCGGACCCCATTGCCGTGGGAATCAACTCCCTGGGCGACGACTATTTTTGGCTCAGACCCATAGTCAAACTGGGGGCCATCGCGGGCCTTACCTCGGTGGTGCTGGTACTCCTCTACGGGCAGTCGCGGATTTTCTTCACCATGGCCAAGGACGGGATGCTCCCCGGGACCTTCGCGAAGGTCCACAGCAAGTACAGGACACCTTACGTAACCACGCTGGTAACCGGCGCTGCCGCTGTCTTCTTCTCGGGTCTGTTCCCGATAGGCCTTCTCGGAGAAATGGTTTCCATAGGGACCCTCCTGGCCTTTGTGATCGTCTGCATAAGCGTCATGGTCCTCCGATATTCGAAGCCGAAGCTGCACCGGCCCTTTAAAACGCCTTTCATGCCCTTTGTTCCCATTATGGGGGCCCTTGTTTCGCTTGCGCAGATGTTTGCGCTTCCCGGTGACACGTGGATGAGGCTCTTGATCTGGATGTTTATAGGGTTTATCATCTATGCCACGTACGGCGAACGCCATGCGCGGAAAAAGCCGACCAGGCCGGATGACGGTCCCATCATTTCGTGA
- a CDS encoding SDR family oxidoreductase, translating to MKKYFTHKTMGRTAVVTGASSGIGESFARHLAREGYNCLLIARRKDNLVSLAREIEAAHGVKATALSADLSTDSGVRLAEKLLAGDDSIEVLVNAAGFGTRGFFAEVDTDKIQRMVFLHTLAPTRLMRSVIPRMVSNRRGYIINVSSVGAFLTTSHYVTYSATKAFINMMTRGLRDELAGSGVRIQALCPGLTRTGFMYTEEFKDFSYSDIPGFAWMNADDVVKESLAALKKDKTIFIPGAGNRFFVRTLTAPLIGSIIGGILAVIGRGKNSY from the coding sequence ATGAAAAAATATTTCACCCACAAAACGATGGGCCGTACCGCCGTGGTCACCGGCGCATCCAGCGGCATCGGAGAATCCTTTGCCCGGCATCTCGCCCGTGAAGGATACAACTGTCTCCTGATCGCCCGCAGAAAAGATAACCTTGTATCCCTGGCCAGGGAGATCGAAGCCGCTCACGGGGTTAAAGCGACGGCTCTTTCAGCAGATCTCTCTACCGATAGCGGCGTGCGCCTTGCGGAGAAGCTGCTTGCCGGCGACGATTCGATCGAGGTGCTGGTTAACGCCGCGGGATTCGGCACCCGCGGTTTTTTCGCCGAAGTCGACACCGACAAGATACAACGCATGGTCTTTCTCCATACGCTGGCGCCGACCCGCCTCATGCGGTCAGTAATTCCCCGCATGGTTTCAAACCGGAGAGGTTACATAATAAACGTTTCATCAGTCGGGGCGTTTCTCACCACGTCCCACTACGTCACCTATTCCGCCACAAAGGCCTTCATCAATATGATGACACGGGGATTACGCGATGAGCTGGCCGGCTCAGGCGTCAGGATACAGGCCCTCTGCCCGGGACTCACAAGGACCGGGTTCATGTACACCGAGGAATTCAAGGACTTCAGCTATTCCGATATTCCCGGCTTCGCCTGGATGAACGCGGACGACGTGGTAAAGGAATCACTCGCCGCACTGAAGAAGGATAAGACCATCTTCATCCCCGGAGCGGGCAATCGGTTTTTCGTCCGCACGCTCACCGCGCCGCTGATCGGCTCCATCATCGGAGGAATTTTGGCTGTCATCGGCCGGGGCAAGAATTCATATTGA
- a CDS encoding phosphotransferase — MKNEQDTLGRIMTHLVPWLQKKMPMALHVAISDIQKPGMGLSNETYLFDLSWDQEGKRMKKGLVLRAAPLDQKVFPDYHLEHQFLVMGSLKQSTVPVPEMLWHEENPDVIGTPFYIMERLNGTMPKDYPSYHGSGVYFDASPEERAAMWWNGLAVMAGTNMTDWKKLRLDFLGVPGAGTDPIDRQLAYWERFFNWLKETPAEHYPILEESMRWLEANKYEPERVSLCWGDARMGNILYGEPGYDVVAVLDWEMAFLGDPEADLAWYIFMDWYLSAEYSLKRLPGSPGREETIRRYEELTGWKVKHFEYNEVFAAMRFGMILISVLKKMKQRGVPIADDMFHNNCCTRRIAEILGVQPPGEQKKSKNIKEDTVTIQFSLSGPGGSEWFIVSEKGIARRHEGRTEEPTCMVKATAEDWGNLQNGTLNQLEAWKSGRLIVDGDLKVMIDLKDEISRLQSEQSCSEV; from the coding sequence ATGAAGAACGAACAGGATACCCTGGGGCGTATCATGACCCACCTCGTGCCCTGGCTTCAGAAAAAAATGCCGATGGCCCTCCATGTGGCGATTTCAGACATCCAGAAGCCGGGCATGGGACTTTCCAATGAAACATACCTTTTCGACCTCTCATGGGACCAGGAGGGAAAGCGTATGAAGAAGGGATTGGTGCTGCGCGCGGCACCATTGGATCAGAAAGTTTTCCCGGATTACCACCTGGAGCACCAGTTCCTAGTCATGGGGTCTCTCAAGCAGAGCACGGTCCCTGTGCCGGAGATGCTCTGGCATGAGGAGAACCCCGATGTTATCGGCACGCCATTCTATATCATGGAGCGGCTCAACGGCACCATGCCGAAGGACTATCCGTCGTATCACGGTTCCGGCGTTTATTTTGACGCATCGCCGGAGGAGCGCGCGGCAATGTGGTGGAACGGCCTAGCGGTGATGGCCGGGACCAACATGACGGACTGGAAAAAGCTCAGGCTTGATTTTCTTGGCGTTCCCGGCGCCGGGACGGACCCGATCGACCGTCAACTCGCCTACTGGGAGCGGTTCTTCAACTGGTTGAAAGAAACTCCAGCGGAGCATTATCCCATCCTTGAAGAGTCCATGCGGTGGCTTGAAGCGAATAAATATGAGCCGGAGCGGGTATCGCTCTGCTGGGGCGATGCCCGCATGGGAAACATTCTGTATGGGGAGCCGGGCTATGACGTCGTCGCCGTCCTTGACTGGGAGATGGCCTTCCTTGGCGACCCCGAGGCCGACCTGGCCTGGTATATCTTCATGGACTGGTACCTCTCTGCCGAATACAGCCTGAAAAGACTGCCTGGATCGCCAGGCCGGGAAGAGACCATCAGGCGATATGAAGAATTGACCGGTTGGAAGGTGAAGCACTTTGAATATAACGAGGTCTTCGCCGCCATGCGGTTCGGCATGATACTCATTTCAGTTCTGAAAAAGATGAAACAGCGGGGCGTTCCCATCGCTGACGATATGTTTCATAACAACTGCTGCACCCGCCGCATCGCGGAGATTTTGGGTGTCCAGCCCCCCGGGGAACAAAAAAAGTCGAAGAACATCAAGGAAGACACGGTGACCATTCAATTCAGCTTGAGCGGTCCGGGCGGAAGTGAATGGTTTATCGTGTCTGAAAAAGGGATTGCCCGGAGGCATGAAGGAAGGACGGAGGAACCGACCTGCATGGTAAAGGCGACGGCCGAAGACTGGGGAAACCTTCAGAACGGGACCCTGAACCAGCTCGAGGCGTGGAAGTCGGGACGTCTCATCGTGGACGGCGATCTTAAGGTGATGATCGATCTCAAGGACGAGATATCCCGCCTTCAGTCAGAGCAGTCCTGCTCTGAGGTGTGA